One Phaseolus vulgaris cultivar G19833 chromosome 2, P. vulgaris v2.0, whole genome shotgun sequence DNA window includes the following coding sequences:
- the LOC137810594 gene encoding serine/threonine-protein kinase PBL34-like, which translates to MGLGAENGKVVEPWDVCKSKGRKKKKGDEEVEGAGSGCWLRLRFIGSCISSRSKVDTSVSGSGTSTHYAESKSTNDTSRDQPTAPAVSSTTTSIAESNSSTSKLEEELKIASRLRKFPFNDLKLATRNFRPESFLGEGGFGCVFKGWIEENGTAPVKPGTGLTVAVKTLNHDGLQGHKEWLAEVNFLGDLVHPNLVKLVGYCIEGDQRLLVYEFMPRGSLENHLFRRSLPLPWSIRMKIALGAAKGLAFLHEEADRPVIYRDFKTSNILLDAEYNAKLSDFGLAKDGPEGDKTHVSTRVMGTYGYAAPEYVMTGHLTSKSDVYSFGVVLLEMLTGRRSMDKHRPNGEHNLVEWARPHLGEKRRFYKLIDPRLEGHFSVKGAQKAAQLAAHCLCRDPKARPLMSEVVEALKPLPNLKDMASSSYYYQTMQADRIGASPNTRNGRTQGALLTRNGHQQRSLSIPNGTYASPYHHRFPQPSPKPNGKA; encoded by the exons ATGGGCTTGGGTGCTGAGAATGGTAAGGTGGTGGAGCCTTGGGATGTGTGCAAATCAAaggggaggaagaagaagaaaggggaTGAGGAAGTGGAAGGGGCTGGGTCTGGTTGTTGGCTTAGGCTGAGGTTTATTGGCAGCTGCATTTCCTCAAGATCCAAGGTCGATACCTCTGTCAGTGGCAGTGGCACCAGTACTCATTATG CTGAAAGTAAATCAACTAATGATACTAGTAGAGACCAACCAACGGCTCCAGCAGTCTCTTCTACAACCACTAGTATTGCAGAAAGCAATTCATCCACTTCCAAACTTGAAGAGGAGCTTAAAATTGCTTCCAGGCTGCGAAAGTTCCCTTTCAATGATCTTAAGTTAGCTACCAGAAATTTTCGGCCTGAAAGTTTTCTTGGTGAAGGTGGGTTTGGTTGTGTTTTCAAGGGTTGGATTGAAGAAAATGGAACTGCTCCAGTGAAACCTGGCACAGGGCTTACTGTTGCTGTAAAAACCCTCAACCATGATGGGCTCCAGGGTCATAAAGAGTGGCTg GCTGAAGTAAATTTTCTTGGTGACCTAGTTCATCCAAACCTTGTTAAACTTGTGGGTTACTGCATTGAAGGTGATCAAAGGTTGCTAGTGTACGAGTTCATGCCTCGGGGTAGCCTAGAAAATCACTTGTTTAGGA GATCCCTGCCTCTTCCATGGTCCATTAGGATGAAAATTGCCCTAGGAGCTGCAAAGGGTCTTGCTTTTCTTCATGAAGAAGCCGATCGACCAGTGATATATAGGGATTTTAAAACATCAAATATACTATTAGATGCA GAGTACAATGCCAAGCTCTCAGACTTTGGTCTTGCCAAAGATGGCCCAGAAGGTGATAAAACCCATGTGTCTACTCGAGTGATGGGAACCTATGGCTATGCAGCTCCAGAATATGTCATGACAG GTCATCTTACATCAAAAAGTGATGTGTACAGTTTCGGAGTGGTGCTACTTGAGATGTTGACTGGCAGAAGATCCATGGACAAACACAGACCCAATGGTGAGCATAACCTTGTGGAATGGGCTCGGCCACATCTAGGAGAGAAGAGAAGGTTCTACAAGTTGATAGACCCTCGTTTGGAAGGCCACTTTTCGGTGAAAGGTGCTCAGAAAGCTGCCCAACTGGCTGCTCACTGCCTTTGTAGAGATCCAAAAGCCAGGCCTCTGATGAGTGAAGTTGTAGAAGCTTTAAAGCCTTTGCCAAATCTCAAGGACATGGCAAGCTCTTCATATTATTACCAGACAATGCAAGCTGACCGCATTGGAGCGAGCCCGAACACACGAAACGGGCGAACACAAGGAGCATTGCTCACCCGCAATGGGCACCAGCAAAGGAGTCTTTCTATACCAAATGGTACCTATGCATCTCCTTATCATCATCGGTTTCCTCAACCATCACCAAAACCCAATGGCAAAGCGTAG
- the LOC137810595 gene encoding hypersensitive-induced response protein 1-like produces the protein MELDAAFEQKNEIARAVEEELEKAMSAYGYEIVQTLIVDIEPDERVKRAMNEINADTFSMVASSDKAEAEKILQIKRAEGDAESKYLAGLGVARQRQAIVDGLRDCVLAFSENVPGTTSKDIMDIMVLITQYFDTMKEIGASSKSNAVFIPHGPGAVQDVASQIRNGLLQGNATNS, from the exons ATGGAACTAGATGCTGCTTTTGAGCAGAAGAACGAAATCGCAAGAGCGGTTGAGGAAGAACTAGAAAAG GCTATGTCAGCTTATGGGTACGAAATAGTTCAGACTCTCATTGTGGATATTGAGCCAGATGAGCGCGTGAAGAGAGCCATGAATGAGATCAATGCTGATACGTTTTCTAT GGTGGCTTCAAGTGATAAAGCAGAAGCAGAGAAGATATTACAGATAAAGCGAGCAGAAGGGGATGCAGAGTCAAAGTACCTGGCAGGTCTTGGAGTTGCTCGTCAGAGGCAAGCCATAGTAGATGGGTTGAGGGACTGTGTGTTGGCTTTCTCTGAGAATGTGCCTGGGACAACATCAAAGGATATCATGGATATTATGGTTCTCATAACCCAATACTTTGACACAATGAAGGAAATTGGTGCATCCTCCAAATCCAATGCTGTTTTCATTCCACATGGACCTGGTGCTGTTCAAGATGTTGCTTCACAGATCAGAAACGGTCTTCTTCAAGGAAATGCAACAAATTCTTGA